A single window of Gossypium arboreum isolate Shixiya-1 chromosome 13, ASM2569848v2, whole genome shotgun sequence DNA harbors:
- the LOC108461884 gene encoding protein disulfide-isomerase 5-3-like isoform X2, giving the protein MMFLFGMELNDYLTVSTTTSIVVDNSSDGDFLRIDFNISFPALSCEFASVDVSDVLGTNRLNITKTIRKFSIDPDLRPTGAEFRSGPLPHYIKHGDEVDEETNEGSVALNSASFDKLSHQYQILVVNFYAPWCYWSTRLKPSWEKAAKIIKQRYDPEVDGRILLAKVDCTEEVDLCRRNHIQGYPSIRIFRKGSDVRETHGHHEHESYYGDRDTDTLVKTMEDLVDSIPQEDQKIALEDKSNVTKRPAPLSGGCRIEGYVRVKKVPGNLIISARSGSHSFDASKMNMSHVISHLSFGKTVSPQVLNDVKRLIPYLGRSHDKLNGRSFINHRDLDANVTIEHYLQVVKTEVVTTKSSHDHRIIEEYEYTAHSSLAQSVYIPVAKFHFELSPMQVLVTEDSKSFSHFLTNVCAIIGGVFTVAGILDSIFHNTIRLMKKVEIGKNY; this is encoded by the exons ATGATGTTTTTATTTGGAATG GAATTGAATGATTATTTAACAGTCAGCACGACAACATCTATTGTTGTTGACAATAGTTCTGACGGGGACTTTCTACGCATTGATTTCAACATCAG TTTTCCAGCGCTCTCATGTGAATTTGCATCCGTTGACGTGAGTGATGTCTTGGGAACT AACAGGTTGAATATAACAAAAACAATCCGAAAGTTTTCTATAGATCCAGATTTAAGACCCACTGGTGCTGAGTTTCGTTCCGGACCTCTTCCTCATTACATTAAGCATGGAGATGAAGTTGATGAAGAAACCAATGAAGGTTCTGTAGCATTAAATAGTGCTAGCTTTGACAAGCTTTCACATCA gtaTCAAATTTTAGTTGTCAATTTTTATGCTCCTTGGTGCTACTGGAGTACTCGCCTG AAACCGTCATGGGAGAAAGCTGCCAAGATAATAAAGCAGAG ATATGATCCAGAAGTAGATGGGCGTATTCTTCTGGCAAAGGTTGATTGTACTGAAGAAGTTGACTTGTGTAGGAG AAATCACATTCAAGGGTACCCATCCATTCGAATTTTTCGTAAAGGCAGTGATGTGAG GGAGACCCATGGACACCACGAGCATGAATCTTATTATGGAGATCGTGATACAGACACTCTGGTTAAG ACGATGGAAGATTTGGTTGATTCTATTCCACAGGAGGACCAGAAGATAGCTTTAGAGGATAAATCTAATGTTACAAAAAGACCAGCACCATTGTCGGGAGGATGCAGAATTGAGGGCTACGTGCGTGTAAAGAAG GTTCCTGGCAACCTTATAATCTCTGCTCGATCAGGATCCCATTCTTTTGATGCTTCTAAAATGAACATGTCTCACGTCATAAGCCATCTTTCATTTGGTAAAACAGTTTCACCTCAGGTTTTGAATGATGTCAAGCGATTAATACCTTACCTTGGTAGGAGCCATGACAAGTTGAATGGTCGGTCATTCATCAATCACCGTGATTTAGATGCAAATGTTACT ATAGAGCACTACCTTCAAGTAGTCAAAACAGAGGTCGTTACAACAAAATCTTCTCATGACCATAGAATTATCGAGGAATATGAGTACACAGCGCACAGCAGTCTGGCACAGAGCGTGTACATACCTGTTGCGAAGTTTCATTTTGAGTTATCTCCGATGCAG GTTTTGGTAACAGAAGACTCAAAAtcattttcacattttctcaCCAATGTCTGCGCTATAATTGGAGGTGTTTTCACG GTTGCTGGGATATTGGATTCAATTTTTCATAATACAATTAGGCTAATGAAAAAAGTAGAAATAGGCAAAAATTATTGA
- the LOC108461884 gene encoding protein disulfide-isomerase 5-3-like isoform X1, with protein sequence MFSSSKIKSVDFYRKIPRDLTEASLSGAGLSIIAALAMMFLFGMELNDYLTVSTTTSIVVDNSSDGDFLRIDFNISFPALSCEFASVDVSDVLGTNRLNITKTIRKFSIDPDLRPTGAEFRSGPLPHYIKHGDEVDEETNEGSVALNSASFDKLSHQYQILVVNFYAPWCYWSTRLKPSWEKAAKIIKQRYDPEVDGRILLAKVDCTEEVDLCRRNHIQGYPSIRIFRKGSDVRETHGHHEHESYYGDRDTDTLVKTMEDLVDSIPQEDQKIALEDKSNVTKRPAPLSGGCRIEGYVRVKKVPGNLIISARSGSHSFDASKMNMSHVISHLSFGKTVSPQVLNDVKRLIPYLGRSHDKLNGRSFINHRDLDANVTIEHYLQVVKTEVVTTKSSHDHRIIEEYEYTAHSSLAQSVYIPVAKFHFELSPMQVLVTEDSKSFSHFLTNVCAIIGGVFTVAGILDSIFHNTIRLMKKVEIGKNY encoded by the exons ATGTTTTCTTCAAGCAAGATCAAATCCGTCGATTTCTACAG gaagatccCTAGAGATTTGACAGAGGCATCATTATCTGGTGCAGGGTTATCCATTATAGCAGCACTTGCTATGATGTTTTTATTTGGAATG GAATTGAATGATTATTTAACAGTCAGCACGACAACATCTATTGTTGTTGACAATAGTTCTGACGGGGACTTTCTACGCATTGATTTCAACATCAG TTTTCCAGCGCTCTCATGTGAATTTGCATCCGTTGACGTGAGTGATGTCTTGGGAACT AACAGGTTGAATATAACAAAAACAATCCGAAAGTTTTCTATAGATCCAGATTTAAGACCCACTGGTGCTGAGTTTCGTTCCGGACCTCTTCCTCATTACATTAAGCATGGAGATGAAGTTGATGAAGAAACCAATGAAGGTTCTGTAGCATTAAATAGTGCTAGCTTTGACAAGCTTTCACATCA gtaTCAAATTTTAGTTGTCAATTTTTATGCTCCTTGGTGCTACTGGAGTACTCGCCTG AAACCGTCATGGGAGAAAGCTGCCAAGATAATAAAGCAGAG ATATGATCCAGAAGTAGATGGGCGTATTCTTCTGGCAAAGGTTGATTGTACTGAAGAAGTTGACTTGTGTAGGAG AAATCACATTCAAGGGTACCCATCCATTCGAATTTTTCGTAAAGGCAGTGATGTGAG GGAGACCCATGGACACCACGAGCATGAATCTTATTATGGAGATCGTGATACAGACACTCTGGTTAAG ACGATGGAAGATTTGGTTGATTCTATTCCACAGGAGGACCAGAAGATAGCTTTAGAGGATAAATCTAATGTTACAAAAAGACCAGCACCATTGTCGGGAGGATGCAGAATTGAGGGCTACGTGCGTGTAAAGAAG GTTCCTGGCAACCTTATAATCTCTGCTCGATCAGGATCCCATTCTTTTGATGCTTCTAAAATGAACATGTCTCACGTCATAAGCCATCTTTCATTTGGTAAAACAGTTTCACCTCAGGTTTTGAATGATGTCAAGCGATTAATACCTTACCTTGGTAGGAGCCATGACAAGTTGAATGGTCGGTCATTCATCAATCACCGTGATTTAGATGCAAATGTTACT ATAGAGCACTACCTTCAAGTAGTCAAAACAGAGGTCGTTACAACAAAATCTTCTCATGACCATAGAATTATCGAGGAATATGAGTACACAGCGCACAGCAGTCTGGCACAGAGCGTGTACATACCTGTTGCGAAGTTTCATTTTGAGTTATCTCCGATGCAG GTTTTGGTAACAGAAGACTCAAAAtcattttcacattttctcaCCAATGTCTGCGCTATAATTGGAGGTGTTTTCACG GTTGCTGGGATATTGGATTCAATTTTTCATAATACAATTAGGCTAATGAAAAAAGTAGAAATAGGCAAAAATTATTGA
- the LOC108463305 gene encoding early nodulin-like protein 3, which yields MANSILITDYQRKAFNVVGLGLSFMLLMIQKGYARDFSVNWGLHNGTNAENYNQWAEKNRFQIGDSLVFTYTPNDDSVLQVNEDAYKNCSVESPLSSYTDGHTVFSLSHSGPYYFISGNKDNCKKNEKLVVVVLADRSNRSSTANETNPSSPPPSSSIDIMPSPAPSGGSPPAGTVENPTPAPSDESKPPNAASAVFMSVTASMGAVFAASTLLLGF from the exons ATGGCCAACTCCATTTTGATAACAGATTATCAAAGAAAAGCTTTTAATGTAGTGGGGTTGGGGCTTTCTTTCATGCTGCTAATGATTCAGAAGGGTTATGCAAGAGATTTCTCAGTGAACTGGGGCCTTCACAATGGCACCAATGCTGAAAATTACAACCAATGGGCAGAAAAAAACAGATTTCAGATTGGGGACTCACTTG TGTTTACCTACACGCCAAACGATGATTCAGTGCTACAAGTGAATGAAGATGCCTACAAAAACTGCAGTGTAGAATCACCACTGTCCAGCTACACCGATGGACACACTGTTTTCTCCTTGAGTCATTCAGGGCCTTACTATTTCATCAGTGGAAACAAAGACAACTGTAAAAAGAACGAAAAGTTGGTGGTGGTCGTTTTAGCCGATAGAAGCAACCGTTCTTCGACCGCGAACGAAACCAACCCTTCTTCACCTCCGCCTTCGAGTTCAATCGATATAATGCCGTCTCCGGCACCTTCCGGTGGTTCTCCACCAGCTGGAACGGTTGAGAACCCTACACCAGCACCAAGTGATGAATCTAAACCACCAAATGCAGCTTCTGCAGTATTCATGAGTGTTACTGCTTCTATGGGAGCAGTATTTGCAGCTTCAACTCTTCTTTTAGGATTCTGA